The genomic segment CATTGAAACCATTTCATCATTGGCCAAATATCTAAGATTATTTCGATAACCTAAAATTGGAATCTTAATTCTCTCACCTAATTCTGACTGATACCAGATAAATGAACCGTGGAGTTTATATAATTTTACCTGAAATTTGGGATCCTTAAATAAGCAGGGATTCCAGTTAACTAAAAAACCATCCGTATAAGATAAGGAAAATTCTTTACACAAAATCTCTATCACCAGATCATAATTTAATGAAAAAATATCAATAATAGCTCCAGTTTTCTTCAACCATTCAGCCAATGGATATAGATATTTAAGTTTATTTCTTTCGACACGAAACTTTTTTCGTAAATATTCTTTTAAATGATAATCCAGTCTCTTAGCTCCTTTGATCAACTGCTCCAAATCAATAAACTTTTCACCAAAACATCGCTGGGCCAGCCGATTTATTAGAGTAATAGGTGCATCCTTTAAATCATGACATAGTTCCATTAAAAGTTCAAAGTCTTCCTCAATATCTGGAATCAATTCCTTAAGTTCCTGATAAATCCTTTTCTCCTCACCTTCCAAAATCCTGGGAAAATCCATCACTAAATCTCGCATAATTGGAATTCCCGCCGGATAAGAAAAACCTGCTCCAATCAAAAAAGCTGTATCTAATTTCATCATTACTCCCCTCATATTATTCGTATCAATTTTCCATAATACATGACCATTCTTACATTCCTATACCATTCTCTATCATCCAGGCAATCATCAATAATCGTCAGATTAGCAATTTTACCTACCTCAATATTACCACAACGATCATCAATTCCCAATGCCACTGCTCCATTAAGTGAAGCTACCTGTAAAACTTCTTCTATTTTCATTCCATCTGCTAACATTTCTGCCAATTCAATATAATATTTTCCATGGTGATTAAATGGTGTTCCAGCATCAGTACCGACAGCGATTTTACACCCCTTCTTATAAGCCAGGGCAAAGGAATGTTTATGTTCTTCAACCACTTCTTCTGCTTTTTTAACCATCTCAATTGGCAATTCTTCCCGATGACGGAGAATTAACCGCGGTGCTGCCAGGGTTGGAATTAAAACCACTGATTTATTTTTTATCATCTCCACCGCTTCTAAATCAAGTCCGATTCCATGTTCCAAGGTATCCACCCCAGCTCTAAGGGCGTTCATAATCCCTTCTTTTCCTTCCACATGAGCAGAAACCCTACGCTTAGCTTTATGAGCTTCCTCCACGATGGCTCTGATTTCATCTTCATTTAACTGAGGTGAGCCGGGTTTAACTCCCTGTGTTAATATACCTCCTGTAGCAATCACCTTCAATAGATCAACACCTTTTTTCAATTCCTCTCTAGCTCCCTTTCGAGCAATATCAGGACCATCTACCTCTTTACTTATCTGATAAATATGCCCTCCAGTCATGGTCAAAGCCTTTCCGGAAGTATAAATTTCCGGACCTTCCACCAATCCCGCTTTCTGAGCTTTCTTCAATTCCAGAACGATATCACAGTCCCCGCCCAAATCCCTTAATACTGTAACCCCGGCTTGAAGATGTTTTTTTAAATATGTAACAGCTTTAATTGCGGTAATAACCACTCCATCCTGCTGCCATTGGCTGATGGGATCTGCTTCACCTGTCAACGTCAGATGTAGATGGGCATCAATCCAACCTGGAAGAACCAGCATCCTCTGTAAATCAATAACCTCACGCCCAGGCTTATCAAACCCCTTTCCTATATTTTTGATTATACCATCTTCTATCCAGATTTGTTGTCCTTCATGAAACTGCATCTTTTCACTATCAAACCATCTGGCCCCGCGAATGATCAAAAAAGTCACTCCTTTTTTCTTTATTGTAGCCGAAAGGATTTTATTTAATAACTTGGTTAAACTGCACAAAGCTAATTTTACACTTCTTGAGAAATTTTTCGAATCATCTAAAGCTCGATTTCCGCCGAAATAAGGCTTCCCAATCAAAGGACTCTCCTGGCCCTTGATTAGCTCATCATCTCCTGTAATGAGACCCTATTTCATCGGAAATCTCACTAAAATGATTTGGCGAAAAATTTCTATGTCGCTCAAAATTAGCTTTGTGCAGTTTGATCATAATGTTATCCATAACCTGCAAAAAGTATAATTTCCTAAACACTAAAAAAAATAACAAAAAAATTCGATCTTATTTTTCCACATAAAGAAAATGTATAGTTACATCAAGTAAATTTAGGATTTTTATAATATCAAATCGGGTCTATTTCTTTTGTCCACAAATTTCACTAATCTGGTTTCAGATACTTTAAAGCTTTTTGCTGGCCCAGATAATAACCATCAATTAATTGTCAACTAAAATTCTAATAAAACATTAAAAAAAAAGTGGCAATCCCTATAAACAGGATATGCCACTTTATTTTTAAACAGTTAAAATTCTTCATATTTATTTCATTCTTCTCCAAGATTCTCAGGTAAAATTTTATTTAAGATCAAACCCGCAATACCTGCCAGAGCCATACCAGCAATCGTTAGATTTCGAATTTTTAATTCTGCACCACCAATTCCGATAACCAGAATGACACTTGCAATAATCAAGTTTCGAGCCTTAGTTAAGTCAACATTATTTTCTACCATTGTTCGAATACCAACACTAGTAATCATACCGAATAGGAGAATGGCTATTCCGCCAACTACTGGCTGTGGAATTGTACTGATCAGTGCACTCAATTTTGGAATAATTGACATCATGATAGCAAAGCAAGCAGCAATCCGCATCACTATTGGATTATATACTTTAGTCAAAGCCAGAACACCTGTGTTTTCAGAATAAGTCGTATTGGGAGGACCACCGAAAATACCAGCCAGTGATGTTGCCAAGCCATCACCCAATAAGGTACGATGGATTCCCGGATCACTTAAATATTCTCTTCCTTTCCCTACTGTAGCACCGATAGCAAGAATATCTCCAACATGTTCTACCATAGATACAAGAGCTACAGGTGCAATCATCAGTATTGCTGACCAATTAAATTTTGGCACTGTAAATTCAGGCAATCCTAACCAGGCTGATTCTTTAACCACTGTGAAGTCAACCAATCCACAAATTAGAGCAGCGATATATCCACAAACCAAACCGAAGATGACAGGTACCAATTTTACAAATCCTCTACCAAAGACAGTTATCAATGCTGCTGTAAGTAAAGAGATTCCAGCCACAAGCCAGTTCTCTTTTGCCATGTTAATAGCAACTGGTGCTAAAACCAGACCTATAACCATGATTACTGGCCCTGTAACAACAGGCGGGAAAAGCCTTTCAACAAATTCAGGACCAACCAGATATATTATTAAAGCCATTATAGCATATATTAGACCCGCTATAATAATTCCACCCTGAGCAGCAGAAACATCACCATATTCTTTAATTACCAGTGTAATTGGAGCAATAAATGCAAAAGAGGATCCTAGATATGCAGGTACTTTGCCTTTAGTAATCAGATGGAAAAGTAATGTACCTATTCCGGCAGTAAACAATGCCACACCAACATTTAAACCAGTTAAAATGGGAACAAGTACAGTTGCTCCAAACATGGCCATTGCATGCTGAAGTCCCAAAGTCACTAATTTCGGCTTACTTAGTTTTCCGACATTTGGAATTTCTTTACTTAAAACTTCATTTCTTACTTCCATTTTGACATTTTCTATCATTTGTTCTCCTCCTTTATTTTTTCTATTGCCAAATCAGCAGCTTTAAAAGGCAGCTTTAATCTGTCACTTCATCACCTCTCTCGTAAATCCCAGATCATAAAAAAAACCCTCTTACTGTGAGACCAGCAAGAAGGTTTAAAATCTCTACTTAGGCAGATATCCCTCTAACAAAGATAGTATACTATCTGCCAGAATAGCTATACATTTCGCACCCCTTATAGCCTCACAGGACTAATTTAAAAAGGTGGCATTTTATTCGCTTTTATTATTTTATTTGCATTGTATTTTATCAAAAAAAAGCATCTATGTCAAGAGGAATAAGCAATATTTTTTTAGACAAAAATTTTTTCTCCTTAAAGATTAAACTGCAAAAAGCTAATTTTAAGCGCCATTGAAATTTTTCGTTAAACCATCTTAGTAAGATTGAAAAGAATGATCTCATCACATGATATGATGAAATAATCAAGGGTTATAAGGACCCATTAATTAGTATGCCTTATTTCGACTGAAATCGAATTTTAGATGATTCGAAAAATTTTTTTATAAAGCGAAAAATTAGCGTTTTGCAGTAAAATCCCTAAATAATTTTACGAAAAATATAGTAATATCTTAATTTTATTTTAATAAGCCTATATAAAAAATTTTTTCAGAAAAAATAAAAAGCAGATGAAGCTTGTTCACCTGCTATGTAAAAAATATTTTGGGTCTATAATTAATGTTGTGAAGAAAAAATTATAAAAAATAAAAAGGCATTTGCTGGCTCCGTTGAATTAATTAGTTGCGAACTAAAAACCAAAGAAAGGAGTCCAGCAAATGCAATATAATAATATCATAAAATTTCTTGATTTGCCAGACATTATTGCAACTGAAATTATTTCAACGGAGGACAGATATATTTTTATCGCTGAAGCAAAGAAAAATCACATTGTGTGTCCTCAGTGTGGTAATATCACTAATAAAATCCATGATACAAAATGGCAAAATATTAGAGACATCCCCATAAGAGGTAAACTAGTAATCATTAGACTTCTAAAAAAAAGATATCGTTGTCCTTATTGTCATAAGAGGGGTATCCCTGAAAAATATGAAAGTATTGATAAATATGCCCGTAAAACCAAACGCTTTGATAAATATCTTGCTAAAGAAACTGTCAGCAAGGATTATTCTAAAGTTGCTAGAGAAAACGGGTTAAGTTATACAGCTGTTAATAATGCAGTTAAAAAAGTAGTTGACCCTCTCATTAAACAACAAGTTTCAAAACTTAGTCAATTAAAAGCCATCAGTATCGATGAATTTGCAGTTTTAAAACGCCATAAATATGGAGTTAGCATTACAGATCCAATTAATCGGGAGTTAATTGACATTTTACCTACTCGCAAAAAGGATGATTTAATTGACTACTTTAATTGTTGGGAAGATGAACAAAGACGACAGATTCAATCGATCTCTATGGATATGTGGCGGCCGTTCAAAGCAGTAGCAGATGCAGCATTTACTCATGCAAAAATTGTTATAGATAAATTTCATCTTGTAACTTTAATGAACAGAGCCCTTGATGAAGTTAGAAAACAAGTTCAACAAACAGTAAATAATCATCAGAGAAGAAAGTTTTTTCAAAGTCGTTTATTACTCCAAAAACGAGCTGAAGAATTGACAGATGAAGAACATGAAAAGCTCATCAAATTATTTGAACTCAGTCCAGCTCTAGAAAAGGCCTGGGAATTAAAAGAGGAATTCAGAGACCTATTGCAGCTAGATGATGTGAAAGAAGCCACCAGAGCTCTAAAAAGGTGGTATAAAGAAGTAATAAAAAGCAAGCTGATGCCTTTTTACCAGGTAAAAAAGATAATACAAAGATGGGAAGAAAAAATACTAAATTATTTTAAGACTAAGATAACCAATGGCTTTGCTGAGGGTATCAATAACAAGATTAAATTGATCAAAAGGATTGGATATGGTGTTCCAAATGTTATGAATCTAAGGAGAAGAGTATTTAATGCAATGTTAAGTTATTAAATTTAAATGTTTATTTCAAAATCAATTTACCAATCAATTCAACGGAGCCAACTTATCTTTCACAACATTTGACGGAGAGCCAATATTTTTAATAAAAAATGGTGGGCGCAACAGGACTCGAACCTATGACCCCCTGCTTGTAAGGCAGGTGCTCTCCCAACTGAGCTATGCGCCCATAAAAAAAAATGGCACGCCTGAGAGGATTCGAACCTCTGACCTACGGATTAGAAGTCCGTTGCTCTATCCAGCTGAGCTACAGGCGCATAAATGGAGCGAGAGACGGGACTTGAACCCGCGACCCTCACGTTGGCAACGTGATGCTCTACCACTGAGCTACTCTCGCATGACTATAAGCTAGCTGGTGCGAAGGGGGGGATTCGAACCCCCACGGGCGTTTTTATTGCCCACTAGAACCTGAATCTAGCGCGTCTGCCAATTCCGCCACCTTCGCATAAATGGTGAGCCATGATGGATTCGAACCATCGACACCCTGATTAAAAGTCAGGTGCTCTGCCAACTGAGCTAATGGCCCACATTTATCTGTACTTTCAAAACTGCATACTGGGATCTTCGATAGATCAAGCCCTCGACCTATTAGTACCGGTCAGCTAAGGACATCACTGCCCTTACACCTCCGGCCTATCTACCTGGTAATCTTCCAGGGGTCTTACCTGATTAACTCAGCGGGATATCTAATCTTGAGGGTGGCTTCACGCTTAGATGCTTTCAGCGTTTATCCACTCCGCACATAGCTACCCAGCGGTGCCCCTGGCGGGACAACTGGTACACCAGCGGTGCGTCCATCCCGGTCCTCTCGTACTAGGGACAGATCCTCTCAAATATCCTACGCCCGCGGCGGATAGGGACCGAACTGTCTCACGACGTTCTGAACCCAGCTCGCGTACCGCTTTAATTGGCGAACAGCCAAACCCTTGGGACCTGCTTCAGCCCCAGGATGCGACGAGCCGACATCGAGGTGCCAAACCTCCCCGTCGATGTGAACTCTTGGGGGAGATAAGCCTGTTATCCCCGGGGTAACTTTTATCCGTTGAGCGACGGCAATTCCATCCTCTACCGCCGGATCACTAAGCCCTACTTTCGTACCTGCTCGACCTGTCTGTCTCGCAGTCAAGCTCCCTTCTGCCTTTACACTCTACGTGCGATTTCCGACCGCACTGAGGGAACCTTTGGGCGCCTCCGTTACCTTTTAGGAGGCGACCGCCCCAGTCAAACTGCCCACCTGACAATGTCCCAATACCGGATCACGGTATCTGGTTAGAATTCCAGCACAGCAAGAGTGGTATCCCACCGACGGCTCCACCAACACTGGCGTGCTGGCTTCTACACCTCCCACCTATCCTGTACATGCTGTACCAAAATCCAATATCAGGCTGCAGTAAAGCTCCACGGGGTCTTTCCGTCCTGCCGCGGGTAGTGAGCATCTTCACTCACACTACAATTTCGCCGAGTCCCCCGTTGAGACAGCGCCCAGGTCGTTACGCCATTCGTGCAGGTCGGAACTTACCCGACAAGGAATTTCGCTACCTTAGGACCGTTATAGTTACGGCCGCCGTTTACTGGGGCTTAAGTTCGATGCTTCGCCTCTAATGGCTAACATCTCCCCTTGACCTTCCAGCACCGGGCAGGCGTCAGCCCCTATACTTCGTCTTGCGACTTAGCAGAGACCTGTGTTTTTGGTAAACAGTCGCCTGGGCCTATTCTCTGCAACTCCTTTCGAATCCGCGGGCTCGCCGCTTCTCCTACTCGGAGCACTCCTTCTCCCGAAGTTACGGAGTCATTTTGCCGAGTTCCTTAACGGGGGTTCTCTCGCGCGCCTTAGGATTCTCTCCTCGCCCACCTGTGTCGGTTTGCGGTACGGGCGCCCATTGGCTCGCTAGCGGCTTTTCTCGGCAGCGGGGAATCAGCCACTTCGCCCCATTTCAGGGCTCCCCATCACACCTCAGAGTTAACAGCCGGACGGATTTGCCTATCCGGCCCTCCTACATGCTTGGACACAGTATTCCACCACTGTGCTGGCCTATCCTTCTGCGTCACCGCTTCGCTCAAACGCCAATTAGGCGGCATCGGAATCTCAACCGATTGTCCATCGCCTACGCCTTTCGGCCTCAGCTTAGGTCCCGGCTTACCCTGAGCGGACGAACCTTCCTCAGGAATCCTCAGGCTTTCGGCGGGGGAGATTCTCACTCCCCTTATCGCTACTCATACCGGCATTCTCTCTTCTATACGGTCCACCGCTCCTTACGGTACGGCTTCGCCCCGTATAGAATGCTCCCCTACCATCCGCTTACGCGAATCCGCAGCTTCGGCGACAGGCTTAGCCCCGGTACATTTTCGGCGCAGAACCACTCGACCAGTGAGCTATTACGCACTCTTTAAATGAATGGCTGCTTCTAAGCCAACATCCTGGTTGTCTATGCAGTCCCACATCCTTTCCCACTTAGCCTGTACTTGGGGGCCTTAGCTGGCGGTCTGGGCTGTTCCCCTCTCGACTATGAAGCTTATCCCACATAGTCTGACTCCCAGGCTCTTCGGTATCGGTGTTCGGAGTTTGAATGAGTTCGGTAACCTTTCAGGGCCCCTAGCTCAATCAGTGCTCTACCGCCGATACCTAACACCTGAGGCTAGCCCTAAAGCTATTTCGGGGAGAACCAGCTATCTCCAGGTTCGATTGGCTTTTCACCCCTATCCACAGCTCATCCCATGACTTTTCAACGTCAATGTGGTTCGGGCCTCCACAGACTCTTACACCTGCTTCACCCTGGCCATGGATAGATCACCTGGTTTCGGGTCTATGGCATGTAACTTGCGCCCTCTTCAGACTCGGTTTCCCTACGGCTTCGCCCCTTTCGGCTTAACCTCTACGCTACATGCCATAACTCGCCGGTCCGTTCTACAAAAAGTACGCGGTCAGACTTTCTAATAGTCCTCCCACTGCTTGTAGGCATACGGTTTCAGGTTCTATTTCACTCCCCTCCCGGGGTTCTTTTCACCTTTCCCTCACGGTACTTCTTCACTATCGGTCGCCAGGGAGTATTTAGCCTTCGGAGATGGTCCTCCTATCTTCCCACAGGGTTCCACGTGTCCCGTGGTACTCTGGATCCTCAACAGGGTCTTCAAGCCTTTCGCCTACAGGGCTCTCACCTTCTATGGCCTGCCTTCCCAGACAGTTCGGCTAGACTCTCAGTTTAACCCCTGACAGCGTGCAGACTGTCCGTTGAGGTCCTAAACCCCCATGTAGCAACGGCTGCACCCTTCTACACTACATGGGTTTGGGCTCCTC from the Anoxybacter fermentans genome contains:
- a CDS encoding ISL3 family transposase, producing the protein MQYNNIIKFLDLPDIIATEIISTEDRYIFIAEAKKNHIVCPQCGNITNKIHDTKWQNIRDIPIRGKLVIIRLLKKRYRCPYCHKRGIPEKYESIDKYARKTKRFDKYLAKETVSKDYSKVARENGLSYTAVNNAVKKVVDPLIKQQVSKLSQLKAISIDEFAVLKRHKYGVSITDPINRELIDILPTRKKDDLIDYFNCWEDEQRRQIQSISMDMWRPFKAVADAAFTHAKIVIDKFHLVTLMNRALDEVRKQVQQTVNNHQRRKFFQSRLLLQKRAEELTDEEHEKLIKLFELSPALEKAWELKEEFRDLLQLDDVKEATRALKRWYKEVIKSKLMPFYQVKKIIQRWEEKILNYFKTKITNGFAEGINNKIKLIKRIGYGVPNVMNLRRRVFNAMLSY
- a CDS encoding SIR2 family protein, which translates into the protein MKLDTAFLIGAGFSYPAGIPIMRDLVMDFPRILEGEEKRIYQELKELIPDIEEDFELLMELCHDLKDAPITLINRLAQRCFGEKFIDLEQLIKGAKRLDYHLKEYLRKKFRVERNKLKYLYPLAEWLKKTGAIIDIFSLNYDLVIEILCKEFSLSYTDGFLVNWNPCLFKDPKFQVKLYKLHGSFIWYQSELGERIKIPILGYRNNLRYLANDEMVSMMVYPRREKKEPFQELLKMFRERLLTLERLVVIGYSFRDQELRQFVEEGLRKNQSLRLELVSPHSMNLKASFTIPERIDCFQGGVEEWIQIKWGKNKKRADNFAQKDQFFS
- a CDS encoding metal-dependent hydrolase family protein: MIIRGARWFDSEKMQFHEGQQIWIEDGIIKNIGKGFDKPGREVIDLQRMLVLPGWIDAHLHLTLTGEADPISQWQQDGVVITAIKAVTYLKKHLQAGVTVLRDLGGDCDIVLELKKAQKAGLVEGPEIYTSGKALTMTGGHIYQISKEVDGPDIARKGAREELKKGVDLLKVIATGGILTQGVKPGSPQLNEDEIRAIVEEAHKAKRRVSAHVEGKEGIMNALRAGVDTLEHGIGLDLEAVEMIKNKSVVLIPTLAAPRLILRHREELPIEMVKKAEEVVEEHKHSFALAYKKGCKIAVGTDAGTPFNHHGKYYIELAEMLADGMKIEEVLQVASLNGAVALGIDDRCGNIEVGKIANLTIIDDCLDDREWYRNVRMVMYYGKLIRII
- a CDS encoding uracil-xanthine permease family protein, whose protein sequence is MIENVKMEVRNEVLSKEIPNVGKLSKPKLVTLGLQHAMAMFGATVLVPILTGLNVGVALFTAGIGTLLFHLITKGKVPAYLGSSFAFIAPITLVIKEYGDVSAAQGGIIIAGLIYAIMALIIYLVGPEFVERLFPPVVTGPVIMVIGLVLAPVAINMAKENWLVAGISLLTAALITVFGRGFVKLVPVIFGLVCGYIAALICGLVDFTVVKESAWLGLPEFTVPKFNWSAILMIAPVALVSMVEHVGDILAIGATVGKGREYLSDPGIHRTLLGDGLATSLAGIFGGPPNTTYSENTGVLALTKVYNPIVMRIAACFAIMMSIIPKLSALISTIPQPVVGGIAILLFGMITSVGIRTMVENNVDLTKARNLIIASVILVIGIGGAELKIRNLTIAGMALAGIAGLILNKILPENLGEE